A region of the Clostridium estertheticum subsp. estertheticum genome:
TGATGAACATGTTAAAACAAAAGAAGATCTAATGCTTACATCCTGCTGTTGCCCCATGTGGGTAGGAATGGTTAAGAGAGTGTACAATGATTTAGTTAAGTATGTATCCCCATCTGTATCTCCTATGATTGCATCTGGTAGAGTATTAAAGAAATTGAACCCTGACTGCAAAGTAGTCTTTATAGGCCCCTGCATTGCAAAAAAAGGTGAAGCTAAAGAAAAGGACCTTTTAGGTGATATAGATTATGTACTTACCTTCGCAGAACTTAAGGATATTTTTGAGACACTTAGCATTGACCCTGAAAAGCTTGAAGAAGATGTCTCTACCGAATACGCATCTCGTGGTGGTAGACTTTATGCAAGAACTGGAGGAGTATCTATAGCTGTTGGCGAAATGATAGAGAAATTATTTCCGCAAAAACACCATTTATTAAATGCTATTCAAGGAAATGGTGTAAAAGAATGTAAAGTACTACTTACAAAAGCTCAAACTAAAGAAGTTGATGCAAACTTTATTGAAGGTATGGGTTGCGTTGGTGGTTGTGTTGGTGGGCCTAAAGCTTTGATTGACTCTACCTCTGGAAGAAACAGAGTAAATAAATTTGCAGAAGACTCAAAAATTAAAACATCCATAGATAGTGATTGTATGAAAGATATTCTAAGTAGAATTGGGATTAATACTATTGATGATTTTAAAGATAAAGAAAAAACCAAAATATTTGGTAGAGAATTTTAAATAATATTAAAAATTATATGTATAGGTTTATTTATGATACAATATACAGTAATATATATAAGTGATTTTTTATAACAAAGGGGGGAGTTTATGAAAGCATTATTTGAGTATATAAGTAATAAAGATATTAACATACTTAGAATTATAAACAATTCTTGGAAGTGTAGGTTTTTAGATATTACAATGCCATCTATGACCTACTTAGGCTCCTTCCCTTTTATGTTTATATTTTGTACTGCTACTTTTTTATTTCATAGCACTTTACTTCATACTATGGCTATTAATGCTATGATTTCAATAACACTTAGTACTGGCATTGGTAAAATACTAAAAGTAACCGTTACTAGACTAAGACCCTTTATAAAAATTCCAAACTTAAATATAAAGAAGATAGGTATTGATAAATACTCCTTCCCATCAGGGCATACAACCGGTGCATTTTCATTAGCTGTTATAATAGCCTTGTATTTCCCTATATTTGGATTTATAACTATACCCTTAGCTTTATGCGTAGGGATTTCTAGAATATACATAGGAGTTCACTACCCAACAGATGTTATTGTTGGGATATTTATTGGAACCACTTGTTCTTTACTTACTTATAAGTTCTTTTGAAGTCGTTAAAATGTATCACACTTACATAAGGGGTGATTAAATGCTAAATAATATTAAAGCTGCAATTTTTGATTTAGATGGAACCCTTGTCGACTCTATGTGGGTTTGGGATAAAATAGATGAAAATTATTTTAAATGTAGGAATATTACAATACCCAAAGATTTAAAAAGCCAGATAGAACATCTTAGCTTTGATGAAACTGCAGCCTATTTTAAAAATAATTTTGGGATATTAGACACAATAGACGAAATCAAAAAAGAATGGAACGATTTTGCTTATAATCAGTACCTTAATCACGTTAAACTAAAACCCGGCGTAGTTGAATTCTTATCATTACTTAAAACAATGAATATAAAAATTGGACTAGCTACAAGTAATAGTAAATCCCTATTAGAAGTTGTTCTTAAGTCTAATGGCATATTCCACTATTTTGATTCTATAACACTCACTGATGAGGTGTCTCGAGGCAAAAACTTTCCAGATGTATATTTACTTGCTGCTGAGAAATTGGGGGTAAACCCTGCGCATTGTGTTGTATTCGAGGATATACTTCCAGCAGTCAAAGGTGCAAAAGCTGCTGGCATGAAGGTAGTCGCTGTATATGATTCTTCATCTAAAGATCAAAAAGAAGATATTATTATAAATTCAGATATGTATATACTAGAATATAATGAATTAATTGCAGCAATTTAAAACTCATGTTTAAACATGAGTTTTTTTTACGAATTTTTTTGCATAGTATTGAATACTATATACTAATATGCAACAGACTTTAATCATATAAGTAATTTACAAGGAGAGATATTTTTGCTTATTTTTTTATTTTCAATTCTTTTGATATGCTTTGGTGTATATCATTATACGATGAACCAAAAATTATCAACTCAAAAAACTCAATTAAGGAT
Encoded here:
- a CDS encoding [Fe-Fe] hydrogenase large subunit C-terminal domain-containing protein, coding for MNKMYNKLFKDLIKSYNEDNFKNKVHELLSKDDVNKKDLSAIISSLCGVNVDFSLNYIEDLKKAISTYETNHKVVNKIKSCTMNCSDKPGKTSCQASCPFDAILIDNKTKASYIDNDKCTECGFCVEACPSGALMDKVEFIPLLNLLKGNSTVIAAVAPAITGQFGESVNAYNLRTAFKKMGFADMVEVAFFADMLTIKEAVEFDEHVKTKEDLMLTSCCCPMWVGMVKRVYNDLVKYVSPSVSPMIASGRVLKKLNPDCKVVFIGPCIAKKGEAKEKDLLGDIDYVLTFAELKDIFETLSIDPEKLEEDVSTEYASRGGRLYARTGGVSIAVGEMIEKLFPQKHHLLNAIQGNGVKECKVLLTKAQTKEVDANFIEGMGCVGGCVGGPKALIDSTSGRNRVNKFAEDSKIKTSIDSDCMKDILSRIGINTIDDFKDKEKTKIFGREF
- a CDS encoding HAD family hydrolase, translated to MLNNIKAAIFDLDGTLVDSMWVWDKIDENYFKCRNITIPKDLKSQIEHLSFDETAAYFKNNFGILDTIDEIKKEWNDFAYNQYLNHVKLKPGVVEFLSLLKTMNIKIGLATSNSKSLLEVVLKSNGIFHYFDSITLTDEVSRGKNFPDVYLLAAEKLGVNPAHCVVFEDILPAVKGAKAAGMKVVAVYDSSSKDQKEDIIINSDMYILEYNELIAAI
- a CDS encoding phosphatase PAP2 family protein, with translation MKALFEYISNKDINILRIINNSWKCRFLDITMPSMTYLGSFPFMFIFCTATFLFHSTLLHTMAINAMISITLSTGIGKILKVTVTRLRPFIKIPNLNIKKIGIDKYSFPSGHTTGAFSLAVIIALYFPIFGFITIPLALCVGISRIYIGVHYPTDVIVGIFIGTTCSLLTYKFF